A region of Saccharomyces mikatae IFO 1815 strain IFO1815 genome assembly, chromosome: 12 DNA encodes the following proteins:
- the URA4 gene encoding dihydroorotase (similar to Saccharomyces cerevisiae URA4 (YLR420W); ancestral locus Anc_4.294), translated as MVQEIDLGITCDMHVHVREGAMCELVTPKIRDGGVSVAYIMPNLQPPITTLDRVIEYKKTLQKLAPKTTFLMSFYLSKHLTPLLIHEAAKQKAIRGVKCYPAGVTTNSDAGVDPNDFSAFYPVFKAMEEENLVLNLHGEKPSVYEGDEEAIHVLNAEEAFLPALRKLHDDFPNLKIILEHCTSESAIKTIEDINRDVKNAADIRVAATLTAHHLFLTIDDWAGNPVNFCKPVAKLPNDKKALVKAAVSGKPYFFFGSDSAPHTVQNKTKYMGVCAGVYSQSFAIPYVAQVFEEQNALQNLKGFVSDFGNSFYDIKDSELASLDRAILYRTEQIVPQTISDGKETNVIPFKAGDKLDWSVRWESR; from the coding sequence ATGGTACAGGAAATAGATTTAGGAATAACATGTGATATGCATGTTCATGTGAGAGAGGGTGCAATGTGTGAATTAGTCACCCCCAAGATTAGAGATGGTGGAGTTTCAGTGGCCTACATCATGCCAAACCTACAACCTCCTATTACCACTCTGGATAGAGTAATTGAGTATAAGAAAACACTACAAAAGTTAGCTCCTAAGACTACCTTTTTGATGAGTTTCTATCTTTCTAAGCATCTGACTCCATTATTAATCCACGAAGCTGCTAAGCAAAAAGCAATTCGTGGAGTAAAGTGCTACCCAGCGGGAGTAACAACAAATTCAGATGCTGGAGTCGATCCAAATGATTTCAGTGCCTTCTACCCAGTATTTAAAGCTATGGAAGAAGAGAACCTAGTATTAAACTTGCATGGAGAAAAACCTTCTGTATATGAGGGAGACGAAGAAGCTATTCATGTGTTGAATGCGGAAGAAGCTTTTTTACCAGCCTTGAGAAAGTTGCACGATGACTTCCCAAACTTGAAGATAATTCTAGAGCACTGTACTAGCGAATCGGCCATCAAGACAATCGAAGATATAAACAGGGATGTAAAGAATGCAGCTGACATAAGAGTTGCCGCCACATTGACAGCCCATCACCTATTTTTAACAATTGATGATTGGGCTGGAAATCCGGTAAATTTTTGCAAGCCGGTTGCAAAACTTccaaatgataaaaaagcCTTAGTAAAAGCTGCAGTATCGGGAAaaccatattttttctttggatcTGACTCAGCTCCTCACACTGTACAAAATAAGACCAAGTATATGGGTGTTTGCGCAGGAGTTTACTCTCAATCCTTTGCGATCCCTTATGTAGCCCAAGTATTTGAGGAGCAGAATGCTTTGCAAAACCTGAAAGGTTTTGTTTCTGACTTTGGAAATTCTTTTTACGACATAAAAGACAGCGAATTAGCCTCCTTAGATAGGGCAATATTATACAGAACTGAGCAGATTGTTCCCCAGACTATAAGTGATGGCAAAGAAACTAATGTTATCCCATTTAAGGCTGGTGATAAACTGGACTGGTCTGTGAGATGGGAATCCCGTTGA
- the RPN13 gene encoding proteasome regulatory particle lid subunit RPN13 (similar to Saccharomyces cerevisiae RPN13 (YLR421C); ancestral locus Anc_4.295), which yields MSSTVIRFRAGVCEYNEDSRLCTPIPVQGEIEIKPNEEEELGFWDFEWRPTEKPIGRELDNISLILIPGETMWVPIKSSKSGRVFALVFSSNERYFFWLQEKSPSSLSLNELSAKDKEIYDKMIGVLNNGGESDNEEENHDEKQKAQDVDVDMQD from the coding sequence ATGAGTTCAACTGTAATTAGGTTTAGAGCCGGCGTCTGTGAATATAACGAAGATTCACGTCTATGTACTCCAATTCCAGTTCAGGGTGAGATTGAGATTAAGccaaatgaagaagaagaattggGGTTTTGGGATTTCGAGTGGCGTCCTACGGAGAAGCCAATTGGGAGAGAACTGGataatatttctttaattCTAATTCCTGGGGAGACAATGTGGGTTCCAATAAAATCTAGCAAAAGCGGAAGAGTATTTGCTTTAGTTTTCTCATCCAACGAGAGATACTTCTTTTGGCTACAAGAGAAGAGCCCAAGTAGCTTGTCTTTAAATGAATTGAGCGCCaaagataaagaaatttacGACAAGATGATTGGAGTGCTGAATAACGGTGGCGAAAGTGATaatgaggaagaaaatcatGACGAAAAGCAAAAAGCTCAAGATGTAGATGTTGATATGCAAGATTAG